One stretch of Weissella koreensis KACC 15510 DNA includes these proteins:
- the mazE gene encoding type II toxin-antitoxin system PemI/MazE family antitoxin — MAVKARIQGNAVTITLPKKLNVEAGQKFDVDMDEKGIIRLTPEKKSQISMEELFSDWDVSNEYPGENLWGNDADSKVGQEIW, encoded by the coding sequence ATGGCAGTAAAAGCTAGAATTCAAGGTAATGCAGTCACGATTACGTTACCTAAGAAATTAAATGTCGAGGCTGGTCAAAAGTTTGACGTAGATATGGACGAAAAAGGTATTATACGTCTAACCCCAGAAAAAAAATCTCAAATAAGTATGGAAGAATTATTTTCTGATTGGGATGTAAGTAATGAGTATCCAGGTGAAAATTTGTGGGGAAATGATGCAGATAGTAAGGTGGGTCAAGAAATATGGTAG
- a CDS encoding AraC family transcriptional regulator: protein MNIYWATIKKYKNKMTIPEHSHKFHQILFIKNGVYEFLINEETFIINKTTLIGIPSNFRHSYRCIEQGSILDFKININNQDDIDFNKFFIEALENSFDLMILDQLYVNMLNNLYNKNQEVILIKALDLVLTLLREKNNDVPILSVNVLTDNDMLTNVIHYFELNFLNNPKIIDIANYFNLSIHEMDKLFMTEVGVSPKKLLLNIRLEYAREKLTTDKSITYIANEIDMSLQHFSRIFKYTYGLSPKQYQKNYKNNNSQIVFNSEFDISVEPKIMIK from the coding sequence ATGAATATATATTGGGCTACAATAAAAAAATATAAAAATAAAATGACTATTCCTGAGCATAGTCATAAATTTCATCAAATTTTGTTTATTAAAAATGGGGTATATGAATTTTTAATTAACGAAGAAACCTTTATAATAAATAAAACTACTTTAATAGGGATACCTAGTAATTTTAGACATTCTTATAGGTGCATAGAACAAGGTAGTATCTTAGACTTTAAAATAAACATAAATAATCAGGACGACATAGATTTCAATAAATTTTTTATTGAAGCACTAGAAAATAGTTTCGATTTAATGATTTTAGATCAACTATACGTAAATATGTTGAATAATCTATATAACAAAAATCAAGAGGTAATATTAATTAAAGCATTAGATTTAGTATTAACATTATTAAGAGAAAAAAATAATGATGTTCCTATTTTATCGGTTAACGTATTAACCGATAACGATATGCTAACGAATGTTATCCATTATTTTGAACTTAATTTTTTAAACAATCCTAAAATCATTGATATTGCAAATTATTTTAACTTATCTATTCATGAGATGGATAAATTATTTATGACTGAAGTTGGGGTTTCTCCAAAAAAATTACTTTTAAATATTCGTTTAGAATACGCTAGAGAAAAGTTAACCACAGATAAATCTATAACTTATATAGCCAATGAAATTGACATGTCTCTACAGCATTTTTCAAGAATTTTTAAATACACATATGGACTATCGCCTAAGCAATATCAAAAAAATTATAAAAACAATAATAGCCAAATAGTTTTTAATAGTGAATTTGATATTTCCGTTGAACCAAAAATTATGATTAAATAA
- the spxB gene encoding pyruvate oxidase, whose amino-acid sequence MSKETNTINAGTAMIKVLESWGVDHLYGIPGGSINSTMDALLKEKDNIKYIQVRHEEVGAMAAAADAKLTGKIGVAFGSAGPGGTHLLNGLYDAREDHVPVLALVGQFGTSGMNMDTFQEMNENPIYADVAVYNVTVVTAESLPHIIDEAIRRDYANKGVAVVQIPVDLPWKDIPSESWYSSANSHQDFVYEHVDVQQAQSIADILSAAKRPLIYYGIGTRGAGQELEELSNKLKIPLMSTYPAKGILPDRHPHYLGSANRVAHKPANDALAQADVILFVGSNYPFAEVSNAFKNVEKFLQIDLDPSKLGKRHHTDVAMLADAKLALKKITELSSEKEETPWWQANLENIKNWNSYLDKIEHKTDGDLQAYQVYNAINSITNEKTIFSLDVGDVNQLANRHLLLKESNIHFTSNLFASMGVGIPGSIAAKLNYPDRQVFSLSGDGGAAMVMQDLVTQVQYNLPIINVVFSNNQFGFIKDEQEDTNNGYLGTTFNDIDFSKVADSMGMAGFRVDKISDLDLVFKKAQEIAKNEPVLIDVLISGDRPIPVENMKLDPAKFSDEQISSFKKRYDADELIPFSTYLKKFGVETLNDEINEGGF is encoded by the coding sequence ATGTCAAAAGAAACGAATACTATTAATGCTGGTACTGCTATGATTAAGGTTCTTGAGTCTTGGGGAGTTGATCATTTGTATGGAATTCCTGGCGGATCAATTAATTCAACAATGGATGCATTGTTGAAAGAAAAAGATAATATTAAATATATTCAAGTTCGACATGAAGAAGTAGGAGCTATGGCCGCTGCTGCTGATGCCAAATTAACTGGGAAAATTGGTGTAGCCTTTGGTTCAGCTGGGCCTGGCGGAACCCATTTATTGAATGGATTGTACGATGCACGTGAGGACCACGTCCCAGTTTTGGCACTTGTAGGTCAATTTGGAACCAGTGGTATGAATATGGATACATTCCAAGAAATGAATGAGAATCCTATTTATGCTGATGTAGCTGTCTACAATGTCACGGTAGTAACGGCAGAATCTCTGCCTCATATTATTGACGAAGCTATTAGACGGGATTATGCTAACAAAGGGGTAGCAGTAGTACAAATTCCTGTTGATTTACCTTGGAAGGATATTCCTTCAGAAAGTTGGTATTCATCAGCTAACAGTCACCAAGACTTTGTTTACGAACATGTGGATGTACAACAAGCTCAATCAATAGCTGACATTTTGTCAGCGGCAAAACGCCCATTAATTTATTACGGAATTGGTACAAGAGGAGCCGGTCAGGAATTAGAAGAATTATCTAATAAATTAAAAATACCTTTGATGAGCACATATCCCGCAAAAGGTATCCTGCCTGACCGTCATCCTCATTATTTAGGTTCTGCAAACAGGGTTGCACATAAGCCAGCAAATGATGCTTTAGCTCAAGCGGATGTAATCCTCTTTGTAGGTAGTAATTATCCTTTCGCTGAGGTTTCAAATGCATTTAAAAATGTTGAAAAATTCTTACAAATTGACCTCGATCCTAGCAAATTAGGAAAAAGGCACCATACTGATGTAGCGATGTTAGCTGATGCTAAATTAGCATTAAAGAAGATAACAGAATTGTCTTCTGAAAAAGAGGAAACTCCTTGGTGGCAGGCTAACTTAGAGAATATTAAAAACTGGAATTCATACTTGGATAAGATTGAACATAAAACAGATGGTGATCTTCAAGCTTATCAAGTTTATAATGCAATTAATTCAATTACTAATGAGAAAACAATTTTTTCTTTAGACGTGGGAGATGTTAATCAATTAGCTAATAGACATTTGTTATTAAAAGAAAGCAACATTCACTTTACATCTAATTTATTTGCATCAATGGGAGTTGGAATTCCTGGATCAATTGCGGCTAAATTAAATTACCCAGATCGACAAGTCTTTTCACTTTCGGGTGATGGCGGAGCTGCCATGGTTATGCAAGATTTAGTGACACAAGTTCAGTACAATTTGCCAATCATTAATGTTGTCTTTTCTAATAATCAATTTGGATTTATTAAAGATGAGCAAGAGGATACCAATAATGGCTACTTAGGAACTACTTTTAATGATATTGATTTTTCTAAGGTAGCAGATAGTATGGGTATGGCTGGCTTCCGTGTAGATAAGATTAGTGATTTGGATCTTGTTTTTAAAAAGGCTCAGGAAATTGCAAAGAATGAACCAGTCTTAATCGATGTTCTTATCTCAGGTGATCGTCCAATCCCTGTCGAAAATATGAAATTAGATCCAGCTAAGTTTAGCGACGAACAAATTTCTTCATTCAAGAAGAGATATGATGCTGATGAATTAATTCCATTTTCAACTTATTTGAAAAAATTTGGAGTTGAAACTTTAAATGATGAAATTAATGAAGGTGGGTTCTAA
- a CDS encoding D-lyxose/D-mannose family sugar isomerase, producing the protein MKRSDISTVITNAKKFADELRLPLPPFADWDKLTMEKLHESGVIDEIIDNKLGWDVTDFDLGNFEEYGLTALTIRNGNYNNQDKYPKPYAEKMLLVEDNQILPLHFHWYKTEDIINRGGGVLKMTMYNSTSSEDIDRTSDVEVVMDGVKKTFKAGTTIEINPGQSITLTPRIYHMWQAKKGLGKIMLFEVSSTNDDSTDNRFYENIPRMSQVEEDIDSDVLLVSDYENYLNK; encoded by the coding sequence ATGAAAAGATCAGACATTTCAACAGTAATTACTAATGCAAAGAAATTTGCAGATGAATTGAGGCTACCGCTTCCACCTTTTGCAGATTGGGATAAGCTAACAATGGAGAAACTACATGAATCTGGAGTTATTGATGAAATTATAGATAATAAGCTCGGATGGGACGTTACAGATTTTGATTTAGGGAATTTTGAAGAGTATGGATTGACTGCATTAACTATCCGAAATGGTAATTATAATAATCAGGATAAATATCCAAAACCTTATGCAGAAAAAATGCTATTAGTTGAAGATAATCAAATATTACCATTACATTTCCATTGGTATAAAACAGAAGATATTATCAATAGAGGTGGTGGTGTACTTAAGATGACAATGTATAATTCGACAAGTTCTGAAGATATTGATCGAACTTCAGATGTAGAAGTTGTTATGGATGGTGTAAAAAAAACATTTAAAGCTGGAACAACCATTGAAATAAATCCAGGTCAAAGTATTACGCTTACACCAAGGATTTATCATATGTGGCAAGCTAAAAAGGGTCTGGGTAAGATTATGTTATTTGAAGTGTCCTCAACAAATGATGATTCTACCGATAATAGATTTTACGAAAATATTCCTCGTATGAGTCAAGTAGAGGAAGATATTGATAGTGATGTTCTTCTTGTTTCAGATTACGAAAATTATTTAAATAAATAA
- a CDS encoding PadR family transcriptional regulator, which produces MPRPRILPNIVLGMLSNQQLMTGKDMLQEFDYEIGEFWKSSHSQLYPELQKMVQEGTIKILPNDDGEDAKIIKYTATKLGQATLDAWLREPINEKNQHLTSLKLYFIKDSQQALLIEILEQDITIHQQKLIHLKERLTVLFGSELQVNQRYGHYLILTRAIERETNYIKWSTKVIETHAKHL; this is translated from the coding sequence ATGCCTAGGCCAAGAATTTTACCTAATATTGTTTTAGGTATGTTGAGCAATCAACAACTAATGACCGGTAAAGATATGTTACAAGAATTTGATTATGAGATTGGTGAGTTTTGGAAGTCTTCTCATAGTCAGTTATATCCAGAATTACAAAAAATGGTTCAAGAAGGTACAATTAAAATCTTGCCAAATGATGATGGAGAAGATGCTAAAATTATTAAATATACGGCGACAAAACTTGGACAAGCTACTTTAGATGCTTGGTTAAGGGAGCCTATTAATGAAAAAAATCAGCATTTAACATCTTTAAAACTATATTTTATTAAAGATAGTCAACAGGCTTTACTTATTGAAATTTTAGAACAAGATATTACTATTCATCAACAGAAGTTAATTCACTTGAAAGAACGATTAACAGTTTTGTTTGGATCAGAATTACAAGTCAATCAACGATATGGTCACTATTTGATTCTTACACGAGCGATCGAGCGAGAAACAAATTATATCAAGTGGTCTACTAAAGTTATTGAGACTCATGCAAAACATTTATAA
- a CDS encoding type II toxin-antitoxin system HicB family antitoxin, producing MVYAKEEVSGYSVRVPDVGAISQGDSFIEATKMI from the coding sequence GTGGTATATGCGAAAGAAGAGGTTAGTGGTTATTCTGTTAGAGTGCCTGACGTTGGTGCTATATCGCAAGGGGACAGTTTTATTGAAGCAACTAAAATGATTTAA
- a CDS encoding zinc-dependent alcohol dehydrogenase, with protein MVRKMVVPDMKWVDEKSENTQQVAVMENIGKIDIKYAEIPHADDYQVRVDVKWVGICGSDLEVYRGVRSPEFLTYPTRLGHEVAGIIDEVGEHVVGLKVGDKVALRYVWGAFAEYVTVDPFSAVKLPDEFDLMHGSLVEITPTILTGMERGEISQSKNVLITGQGVSGLQLTQFAKLYSPKNLVVTDLFDEKLEIAKEFGATHTYKIPTKDTPTMDIVGKDFPDGFDVVIPALLEGDAVIDALDATAQNGRIVMYGGIGKTTKPMDFFKMHRRRVDIYTTEPKRDVDNHRLFREGRDMVVNGLINTERTVTNIFPLSQIDKAFALRNQTRGDVIHIMIDSDSSHDDGRYDEANKHALETMSQYED; from the coding sequence ATGGTACGTAAAATGGTTGTCCCAGATATGAAGTGGGTTGATGAAAAATCAGAAAATACTCAACAAGTTGCTGTGATGGAAAATATTGGTAAAATTGATATTAAATATGCTGAAATTCCTCATGCGGATGATTATCAAGTTCGTGTAGATGTTAAATGGGTTGGTATTTGTGGAAGTGATCTAGAAGTTTATCGTGGCGTTCGTTCTCCTGAATTTTTAACATACCCGACTCGTTTAGGACATGAAGTAGCGGGTATTATTGATGAGGTTGGAGAGCACGTTGTTGGATTGAAGGTTGGAGACAAAGTTGCTCTTCGATATGTTTGGGGGGCTTTTGCTGAATATGTAACAGTAGATCCATTTTCAGCAGTTAAATTACCTGATGAATTTGATTTAATGCATGGATCATTAGTAGAAATTACGCCGACTATCTTAACGGGAATGGAACGTGGCGAAATTAGTCAGTCTAAAAATGTTTTAATTACAGGTCAAGGAGTTAGTGGATTACAATTAACGCAATTTGCCAAATTATATAGCCCTAAAAATTTAGTGGTAACAGACTTATTTGATGAAAAGTTAGAGATAGCAAAAGAATTTGGAGCGACGCATACATACAAAATACCGACAAAAGATACACCTACAATGGATATTGTCGGTAAAGATTTCCCAGATGGGTTTGATGTAGTCATTCCAGCATTGCTTGAAGGAGATGCAGTAATTGATGCATTAGATGCTACTGCACAAAATGGGCGTATTGTGATGTATGGAGGGATTGGTAAAACGACTAAACCAATGGATTTCTTTAAAATGCATCGTCGTCGGGTTGATATTTATACAACTGAGCCTAAGCGTGATGTAGATAATCATCGTTTGTTCCGTGAAGGACGAGATATGGTGGTTAATGGTTTAATTAACACTGAGCGAACTGTAACAAATATTTTCCCGTTATCGCAAATTGATAAGGCGTTCGCACTCAGAAATCAAACTCGAGGTGATGTTATTCATATCATGATTGATTCTGATAGTAGTCATGATGATGGACGATATGATGAGGCTAATAAGCACGCTCTTGAAACCATGTCTCAATACGAGGACTAG
- a CDS encoding HIT family protein, translated as MSNIHFEENCFYCEHNEIQKDKMSEVRKLDISTLYLNHDQTHRGRAIVALNGHVNEIFELTETERKRFFDDVSIVASILKNTFLADKVNYGIYGDMVSHLHVHLVPKYKDDIDFGDAFINNPKDLIPINEMQRAKLIENFNDALEKIK; from the coding sequence ATGAGTAATATTCATTTTGAGGAAAATTGTTTCTATTGTGAACACAATGAAATTCAAAAAGACAAGATGTCAGAAGTAAGAAAGTTAGATATATCCACATTATATTTGAATCATGATCAAACTCATCGTGGGCGGGCTATTGTCGCTCTAAATGGGCATGTTAATGAAATATTCGAACTGACAGAAACGGAAAGAAAACGTTTCTTTGATGATGTAAGTATTGTTGCTAGCATTTTGAAAAATACTTTTCTAGCTGATAAAGTTAATTACGGTATTTATGGCGATATGGTTTCTCACTTGCATGTACATCTTGTTCCAAAATATAAAGATGACATAGATTTTGGTGATGCTTTTATTAATAATCCCAAAGATTTAATTCCTATAAATGAAATGCAAAGAGCAAAGTTGATAGAGAATTTTAATGATGCATTGGAGAAAATTAAATGA
- a CDS encoding type II toxin-antitoxin system PemK/MazF family toxin, producing MVDKPKTGSIIYIDFDPSKGKEIQKKRPAVVVSNHILAMTSPFIWAVPISHGSFNGKQYPMHIKLDERTETDGTVYAEQLRMFDYTSRSWKTVEMLPTDKFNEIQMILQATLR from the coding sequence ATGGTAGACAAGCCAAAAACGGGTTCAATCATATACATTGATTTTGATCCTAGCAAGGGAAAAGAAATCCAGAAGAAACGACCAGCTGTAGTAGTAAGTAATCATATTTTAGCTATGACGTCCCCATTTATCTGGGCAGTTCCCATATCGCACGGTAGTTTTAATGGTAAGCAATATCCAATGCACATAAAGTTAGATGAAAGAACAGAAACTGATGGAACTGTGTATGCGGAACAATTAAGAATGTTTGACTATACTAGCCGAAGTTGGAAGACTGTAGAGATGTTGCCAACCGACAAGTTTAATGAGATACAAATGATTTTACAAGCAACATTGAGATGA
- a CDS encoding type II toxin-antitoxin system HicA family toxin, with protein MVKFLKKNGFKESRQACSHLIMIKLEMPHIPVPIHLWNLKPGTERSILK; from the coding sequence ATGGTGAAATTCTTAAAAAAGAATGGGTTTAAAGAATCAAGGCAGGCTTGTAGTCACTTGATAATGATTAAACTTGAAATGCCACATATTCCAGTACCTATTCACCTTTGGAATTTAAAACCTGGTACAGAGCGGAGTATCTTAAAATAA
- a CDS encoding phenolic acid decarboxylase yields MTKKFKTLDDFLGTHFIYTYDNGWEYEWYAKNDHTVDYRIHGGMVAGRWVTDQEAIIVMLTEGIYKISWTEPTGTDVALDFVPNEKKLNGTIFFPKWVEEHPEITVTYQNEHIDLMEESREKYETYPKLVVPEFANITYMGDAGQNNEDVISEAPYADMPDDIRNGKYFDENYHRLNK; encoded by the coding sequence ATGACAAAAAAATTTAAAACACTTGATGACTTTTTAGGAACACACTTTATCTATACTTACGATAATGGTTGGGAATACGAATGGTACGCTAAGAATGACCATACTGTTGATTACCGTATTCACGGTGGAATGGTTGCTGGTCGTTGGGTAACTGATCAAGAAGCAATCATTGTGATGCTTACTGAAGGGATTTACAAGATTTCTTGGACTGAGCCTACTGGAACTGACGTTGCACTTGATTTTGTTCCTAATGAGAAAAAATTAAATGGAACGATTTTCTTCCCAAAGTGGGTAGAAGAACACCCAGAAATTACAGTTACGTACCAAAACGAGCATATTGATTTGATGGAAGAGTCTCGTGAAAAGTACGAAACTTACCCAAAGTTGGTTGTTCCTGAATTTGCTAATATTACTTATATGGGTGATGCCGGTCAAAATAACGAAGATGTTATTAGTGAAGCACCTTATGCTGATATGCCAGATGATATCCGCAACGGAAAATATTTTGATGAAAATTATCACCGTTTAAACAAGTAA
- a CDS encoding MFS transporter, with protein sequence MDTLDPGVERKVKFRLLPFLFIIYFVAFLDRSSITYASLGGMDAELGLTSTFYGFIAGIFFIGYFLFGVPGNMLLEKIGARKWIGIILLLWGTVTVATGFVHSAIALVILRFLLGVFEAALFPGMTLITTYWFVSAHRAAAVAMFMVAPPLANAIGAPVAMTIIDYVHNFIGLSGWRWLFIIVGLPAVILGLITFKYLDDNPTKAKWLTSEERINLVNALDADKLKTSSNHGVVESSFKSAFKNRKVWIVTLMNVFYVVGLYGITFFLPKIISSLITSASDIQVGMLTAIPYLLGAVSLVVTAKLSDKLQKRKIFLISATLLAGVSLIAVSVFQSIPIVAFLFIILGTIGVYAWSGPYWAISTQLDPRIAAVGLGIINALGNLGGFVGPYVVGSLKDITGTQMAGVVFLAVSLILAGLITMFLKEQDTNGGL encoded by the coding sequence ATGGATACATTAGATCCAGGCGTTGAACGAAAGGTTAAATTTAGATTATTACCTTTTTTGTTCATTATATATTTTGTTGCATTTTTGGATAGAAGCAGTATTACGTATGCTTCGTTAGGAGGTATGGACGCAGAATTAGGTTTAACTAGTACTTTTTATGGATTTATAGCTGGTATTTTCTTTATAGGATATTTTCTATTTGGAGTTCCAGGAAATATGCTGTTAGAAAAAATTGGTGCCCGTAAGTGGATTGGAATTATTCTACTATTATGGGGGACTGTAACTGTAGCAACTGGCTTCGTACATTCTGCAATTGCCTTAGTTATTTTAAGATTTTTATTAGGAGTGTTTGAAGCAGCTCTTTTTCCCGGTATGACTTTGATTACTACTTATTGGTTTGTTAGTGCCCACCGGGCTGCTGCTGTGGCTATGTTTATGGTGGCACCACCATTGGCTAATGCTATTGGTGCACCTGTAGCAATGACTATTATTGATTATGTTCATAATTTTATCGGTTTATCTGGATGGCGTTGGTTGTTTATTATTGTGGGATTACCAGCAGTAATTTTAGGATTAATTACTTTTAAATATCTAGATGATAATCCTACTAAGGCTAAGTGGTTAACTTCTGAGGAACGAATAAATTTAGTGAATGCTTTAGATGCGGATAAGTTAAAAACTAGTTCTAATCATGGGGTTGTAGAATCCTCATTCAAATCAGCATTCAAAAATCGTAAGGTTTGGATTGTTACATTGATGAATGTTTTTTACGTAGTTGGATTATATGGAATAACCTTTTTCTTACCTAAAATTATTTCTTCTTTAATAACGAGTGCATCAGACATTCAAGTTGGTATGTTAACTGCTATTCCCTATCTATTAGGTGCTGTATCTTTGGTTGTTACAGCAAAGTTGTCGGATAAATTGCAAAAACGTAAAATATTTTTAATTAGTGCTACTCTACTAGCCGGAGTTTCCTTAATTGCTGTTAGTGTTTTCCAATCTATTCCAATTGTTGCATTTTTATTTATCATTTTAGGAACTATTGGGGTATATGCTTGGTCTGGTCCTTATTGGGCTATTTCTACACAATTAGATCCTAGAATTGCGGCAGTTGGATTGGGAATTATAAATGCATTAGGTAATTTGGGCGGTTTTGTAGGACCGTATGTTGTTGGATCATTAAAAGATATTACTGGTACTCAAATGGCTGGTGTTGTCTTTTTAGCAGTTTCACTTATTTTAGCTGGTTTAATTACGATGTTTCTAAAAGAACAAGATACTAATGGAGGATTATAA
- a CDS encoding Crp/Fnr family transcriptional regulator, with translation MLKYLDENSYIEYLMDKLSQNRYANLILKHNGYQLDDSDGISENIYILKSGIVKHSILNEDGNEININFQNNPGIVNLFINDRNELANSSHLVTVKSYQAWFYKINIKNFSKIVNDNYRLKKYIDIHHENELRTFINMLEYGMTYSKLGSVCAFFSQCSEQSGLEMILRDGTKVILINLELLHDDIGKFCGINNRSSVSRIIAKLKKMNILDSFHHYYIIKDLDKLNMLKLK, from the coding sequence ATGTTGAAATATTTAGATGAAAATTCATATATTGAATATTTAATGGATAAATTATCACAAAATAGATATGCTAATTTAATTTTAAAACATAATGGATATCAATTGGATGATTCTGATGGAATTTCAGAAAATATTTACATACTAAAATCAGGCATTGTTAAACATTCAATCTTAAATGAGGACGGTAATGAAATAAATATAAATTTCCAAAATAATCCTGGAATTGTAAATTTATTTATCAATGATAGAAATGAACTAGCAAATAGTTCACATCTAGTTACTGTTAAATCTTATCAAGCCTGGTTTTATAAAATAAATATAAAAAATTTCAGTAAAATAGTTAATGACAATTATAGACTTAAAAAATATATAGATATACATCATGAGAATGAGCTAAGAACATTTATTAACATGTTGGAATATGGTATGACATATAGCAAATTAGGATCCGTCTGTGCTTTCTTTAGCCAATGTTCTGAGCAATCAGGTCTAGAAATGATTTTGCGCGATGGTACTAAAGTAATATTAATAAACTTAGAGCTTTTGCATGATGATATTGGTAAATTTTGTGGAATTAATAATAGAAGCTCAGTCAGTAGAATTATCGCTAAACTTAAAAAAATGAATATTTTAGATTCATTTCACCATTACTATATAATTAAGGATTTAGATAAATTAAATATGCTGAAATTAAAATGA